TGGGGACCGCCTGATCGGAACGGGCGGAGGTTCGTCGGGAGTAGGACGTGAGATCCCGACAGATGGCCGTCGTGCGTTTGACGGCTTCGACGATGTCTCGCGCTTGGAGGTGAACCGCCTCGAGATCCCGCTCGTCGGTGAGATTTTCGGCCAGGCCCAAAATGAGCTGGAGCGGGTTGTTCATGTCGTGGGCGATGCCCGCGGCGAACGACCCGATTCCCGCGAGTTTGTCCGTTTGGAGCAACTGGGCCTGGAGCGCGAATTCATGCCGGACCAAGTCATACAGCAGGCGGGAGGACGGACCGCTCAAGATGCCGACTCCCGCCGGGACCTGTTGCCGGAGGGTTTTCTCCATGGCCGTGTCTCCGGTGACGTCGATCACCAGATCCGGTTCGGCGACGCGCAGGAGGTCGGCGCTCTCGCTGAACACCGGCACGTGGAGCTCGCGCGCGTGCCGGAGACCGGGGGCGTCGGGGTGTCGGTCCGCGATGCCGACCACTTCGACGGTCCGAAGTTGGTGGAGCAGCGTCAGCATCGCCGTGCCTCCCCGGCCCGCTCCCACGATCGCGATTTTCGTGGGAGCCGGAGCGGGCGTTCCCTCATAACCGTCGAGACCGGACAACCGATCGGTCGTCGTGACGGGGGCGTGAGGCCGGCTCGCCGAAGGGTCAGATTTGGTCAGTTCAGGGTTCGTCACAGGCGCGCCAGCTCCCTTTGCTCCATCGCGCGGGCCACGGAGGCTTTGAGTTTCTCGCCTTCGACCGGCTTGACCAGGTAATCGACGACGCCCTGCCGCAAGAGCGAGGTCGCCATGTCGGTGTCGGGGAATCCCGTCAGCACGATGAGCGGCACGCGGGGATAGTTCTGACGAAAGTACGAAATGGCCTCGATGCCGTTGACCTTCGGCATGCGGATGTCGCAGATGATGACGTCCAGCAGGAGACGATTCTCGCCCGTATTGATCGTTTCGATCGCCTTCGCCCCGTTTTCCGCTTCGAGGACTTCGTATCCGGCTTTTTGAAGAGTCATTCTGACCACCTTGCGGATGTCCGGCTCATCGTCGACGACGAGCACTCGGCCGTTGCAGCTTTCACCGCCCATGAAAAACCCTGATTTGAACTCGTTCATGGCAACCTCCCGGTAAAGTGTGATGGGCGACTGTCGTAACCTTGTCGGTCTTGACACGATTGTGAGAGAACGCAAGGCCCGTGCCGCATGAGATGGGTGAAGAAAGTTGAATTTTCTGCGGAGTTTGAGGGGCGCCGTGTCGATGCTTCAGCGTGGTGGCTCAGTTGCACCACCAACGTGGTGATATCAACCAGGGGGAGTGCATTGCCTTCAGCGGGGAACTTCGGCTAGGGTAGTGGCCGGGAAGTTTCTCAGAACGGATAGAACAAGCCGAGGGGGACTCGTGATTACAGAAGAGACGTTAACAGACTACATTCGAAAGGGCATGCCGGACGCGGCAGTGACCGTGACGGATCGAACGGGAACGGGGGACCATCTCAAAGTGTTCGTCATTTCATCGGCGTTTGAGGGGAAGACCCTGTTGGATCGGCACCGGATGATTTATCAGGCGCTGGATGTTCCTCTAAAAGACGGTCGTATTCACGCGTTGGAGCTGACGGCCAAAACACCGGAAGAAACGGGCAAGACGAGCGATTGAACGTCGGAGCAGGGGGGAGATTCGAGAGAAAGGAGACTGGACGATGGCGGATCCGATGGAAGAAGAGATTCAAAAAGAAGTGAAGGCGCACAAGATTTTGATCTATGGCAAGGGCACCAAGCAGATGCCGATGTGCGGGTTTACGCGTGAGACCATGCAGTTTTTCGACAAGTATGGCTACCCCTATGAGGTCATCGACGTACTCTCTCAGCCGGCCAAGCGGGAAACTCTCACGAGAATGACCAATTGGCCGACGTTGCCCAAAGTTTTCATCGACGGAACCTTTTATGGGGACACCGACATTCTTGATCCGATGGAAGCCAAGGGCGAGATCGAGCCTCTGTTAAAAAAGGTGTTCGGGAGATAGACGTCTCCGTCGGCCCACCGTTTGCTCGGCGGTCGTGCTGCGATCCGCTTGAGGCGCTGGTTTGCGCCGTGGCCTCATCATCAAGACAGAGGGGCCATCTCCGATTCTTCTTCTTTTCCCGTCGTCGGTTTTGGGGTCGATTGTGACCATGAAGTTGTCTCCGTGGGGGACATTCAGGCGGATGCCGTTGGGGCTGGTCATGGTCTGGACTACGACGTTCGTGACCGGCTGCGCTCACGATGGTCGGCACGGGAGTTTTAACTGGGATCGTGCCCGGTTCGTCGATTTGACCCATGCGTTCGGATCGGACACGATCGTGTGGCCGACCGAACAGGAGTTCCGCCTGATCGTCCAACACGCGGAGCAGTCGGAAGGCGGCTATTATTATGCCTCGAATCGTATCGAGATGCCCGAACACGGTGGGACGCACATCGATGCTCCCGTTCATTTTTCACGGGGCGGACGGACGGTCGATCAGATCCCGTTGGACGGGTTGATCGGCCGGGCGGTCCGCGTCGACGTCAGGTCCCGTTGCGAGGAGGATCGGGATTATTGCGTGACGGTTCAGGACCTCGAGCGGTGGGAGGCCGAGCATGGGCGAATTCCGGATCGAGCCATCGTGTTGTTGGAAACGGGCTATGGGCGGTACTGGCCTTCGCGGGAGCGGTATCTGGGGACAGAGCAGCGAGGATCAGACGGCGTGCGAGCGCTGCGGTTTCCCGGCCTGCACCCGGACGCGGCCGCCTGGCTGATCCGCGAGAGGCGGATCAAGGCCGTCGGCATCGATACGGCGTCGATCGATCATGGTCGATCGACCACGTTCGACACACACGTCACTCTTCTTGCGCATCAGGTGCCGGTCTTTGAAAACCTTGCCGAGTTACGCCAATTGCCGGATCGCGACTTCGCGGTGATCGCCCTGCCCATGAAAATTGCGGGGGGAACAGGCGGACCCTTGCGCATCATCGCGGTTATTACTCGATAAATAAGAGCAACGGATGCCTCCTCTTCGGCCGGTTTTAGGCCTGCCCGATGTCTTCTGCCGAGCCTTTCACGATTGGCGACGAGGAAACGTGAAATAGCCTGCTCAGGCAAGGAGTTGCGCCCTGCTCGTTGACGATGCGCCAACGGATGATACACTGAGAACCGGCACGACGTCGCCGGGTGACCGTTCGCGTTTCCGTTTGCGGAGAGACGGGCGAACGTGAGGAGTGACAAGCGATCATTGTCCGAGAGTGATCTCACGATAACGAGAGCATGATCCATATTCTTTTGGCAGCCGGGCTGACCGTGGGAGTTGTTTTCGTGTATTGGTGTTACGACCTGTTCTGCCGATTTGAGGACGATCCCACGATGCACCCCGAACATTCCCATGGTCCGTTGCATGCGGATGTGACGGCCCCAAGCGCGACGCTTTCAGAGAGGGAGCGGCCTTTCCTTCGACATAGCCGAAGCGGGAGCAGGTTTCGATCCAAGGCCGACAGTCCTCTCCTCGGGGAACAACCGGAGGATCTCCGTCGAGCGGCCTAATCATCTTAGTGCGTGCTCTTTTTATCCTGGAAAAAGCCGACTAGGACGCGACGGCCTGTTTGGTTTCGTCCAAGTGCTTTTGGAGATACGTCATGAAGGGAGTGCCGCCGGTCCCCACCGAGGTGGGATTGCTTGCGTGGGTTTGGTGTTGGCGATGGATGTACTCATCGGCGTAGCCGATGTGGACTTCCCGGAACTGAGCCAAAAGATCGACGCAATCACAGTAGGCGGACCACAGTTCGGGATGGCGCCGCTTGCGATCGCGAACATAGCCCGACAGCAGGGGGCGTCCCTGATCGTCGGTTCGATTCTCCAATGTCTCAAGGAAAGCACGGTGGCGCGGCGGCATGTAGTCCCGCATCTCCTGGAGATAGACCGTCAAAGGATCTGGAGCGTGACGGATACCGAGTCCCGCGTCCAGGCAGGGGACGATGGTGCTTTGGGCGCCGGTCTCTCCGCGAAACTGCCGCGGCTGCTTCCCGTAGGCTTCAACCTGTTCATAGACGAGACCGTCGGGCAACGACGGATTGTTTTTCCACCCGTGGATATAGGGCCTGACCCGGGTGTAATACACGTAGGGATCGCAGCGCTCTTTCATCCGGAGCAAGGTATCCCGCATGGCGATTTGCCCGGCGGCCAAGGCTCGCAATCCGGATAGAACCTCCTCGTCGTTTCCCTGCGAGGCGGCGTTGATTGCTCTCGCTAAACCGTCGAGACCGGGGCCCGCTTGCCGTTCGATTTGGATGTGGACCACGACAAACCACTCTTCATCGATCCCGCCGAGGAAGTTCTGGAGCAACACGATATTGTCGAGCTGAACGGGTTTCGACTTGTCCAACCGGCGCCAGTTATCCAGCGCATAAGAGGCATAGGACAGGACGGGGGGACGGCCGACTCGCTTGGCGATCTCATGCCAGGGAGCGGAAAGTTGTACGGGAATCTTGTTGGCCGGATGATCGGGTGTTTCCCACACGTAGGCGTGACCAGCGAAAGAAAGGACCCGCATCGCGGCCCGATGCTCGGCGTCGCCCCAGCCGGCTGGAACGGTGGGGAGCAACGGCGCATGTTCGTCAATAAACCGGCGGACCTGGCGCGCGCTCAACAATTTCGGTAACTCTCGGCCAAGAAAATTGAGCGTGGCGCAATCGGGGACCGTTTCCAGGGGGTCTGACGGCAGGAATCCCCTTTCCGGAGAAAGGTCAAAATCCGCGAGCGCTAGCGGGCGATGGGTACTTGGTGCCATGGTGATCTCAGAACCTACTCTATCATTCTGCGGCGAGATTGCAATAAGCCCGGTGGCACGGTTTACAATTGACGTGGAAGGACACAAGAGGACAGCCGGGTATCGACGGCGCTCGTTTGGGCCGGGGCGAATGGCACACCCGTCTTAATCTTAATCACGAATATCAATGGACCTGTCGCGGGTTATTGCTATAGTTGAGCCAGCAAGGAGGTGTCGTCGTGGCGTATTTGCAAAAGTCTCTGCTGTGCACCGTGAGCGGCTTTTTCTTTCTGTTGGTCGGATCCGTGGCCGGCGCGGAAGGAGACGGCCGAGGGCATCAGGGTCGTCATCTTTATCTCAAGCATGATGGAGGAACATTTGCGCATTATCTCGAGCTTCGAGCCGACGGATCCTATCGGCGGGTCGCTAAAGGCTCTCAATACATCGAAGAGCGAGACCATGGAAAGTGGCGACAAAACAGTGAGCGGAGGCTGCTGCTGAGATCCGATGCCCACCTTCGGAATATCAGTTCGGGAGATTTGCTGATTTCCATGCGGCAACGTGATCGGCTGAAAACCCTGCCGGACCTCAAGCAGCGCATTCAGGCATTCCTCAAAGCCCATCGCTCTCAAGAGTTCCCGCCCGAGGATATCGAGCGCATCAGAGAAACCAGTATCGGCGGCGATCTTCACATCAAGGTCGCCGATATCACGGTGCTGGGCGCCAGGCGAGTGCAGCGGTCCGATCTGGAAAAACTTGTGGGCGAAATTGATCGCTTCTTGTCCAGCAGTGAGAAAAATCTCTTTACCTTGGTCCCGCTGGAGTACAAAGCCGCGACCATCTATGTCGATGATGATCGGGCCGAATTGACCAAAAAGATCATTGCGGACGAATTGGCCGGAGTTCCTACCCCGACTTCAGCCGCCGATCAGCATGGATACCAGGAAATTGACGAGGCGCAATTTCTTAAAGAGACGAACGATTCCCAGACGGTGTCACTCTCCTCGCAGGAAGGCGACCGTCTCAAACGCTCCGGTCACGATTGATGAGATGGCCCTGAGTCTCCTCTCCCAAGCTGGGCAAGCTGGGCAAGCTGCGGCCGCGGAGATGGCCGCAGCGGAACGCACGGCCGGGGCGTGTGCGCCGTGATGAGCGAGAGGGTAAGTCTCGGCAGGTGGAAAGTCGAACGGAACCGGCCCCCGGGTTAGGTGCCCATTTCCCAAGAGGCGAGATATTGTTTTTGCTTCGCGGTCAGCGAGTCGATCGCGATGTCCATGCCGGCCAGCTTGAGCCGCGCAATTTCTTTGTCGATGTCCACGGGCACGGGATAGACCTTCTTCTCCAGCTTTTTATAATTTTTCACGATATATTCGGCCCCCAGCGCCTGGTTGGCGAAACTCATGTCCATCACGCTCGAAGGATGCCCTTCGGCCGTCGCCAAATTCACCAGCCGCCCTTCGCCGAGAAGGTTGATGCGACGGCCGTTCTTGAGCGTGAACTGCTCGACGCCGGGCCGAACGACCCTCCGTTGTTTGCTTAATTTTTCCAAGGCTGGAATATCCAACTCCACGTTGAAGTGGCCGCTGTTGCAGACGATGGCGCCGTCCTTCATGCGGACGAAGTGTTCCCCGCGAATGACTGAGATGTTGCCGGTGACGGTCACGAAGAAGTCGCCGACCGGCGCGGCCTGCGCCATCGGCATGACGCGGAAGCCGTCCATGACCGCTTCGAGCCCCTTCAGCGGGTCGATCTCGGTGACGATGACGTCGGCTCCCATCCCTTTGGCCCGCATGGCGATGCCGCGACCGCACCAGCCGTAGCCCGCGACGACGACGGTGGAGCCGCAGACCAGGCGGTTGGTGGCGCGGATAATGCCGTCGATGGTGGATTGGCCGGTTCCATATCGATTGTCGAACATATGTTTGGTATCGGCGTCGTTGACGGAAATGACGGGAAACTTCAGGACTTTCTTATCAGCCATGCTGCGGAGCCTGATCACGCCGGTCGTCGTTTCTTCCGTGCCTCCAATGACGTTCTTCAACAACTCTTTTCGTTTGGAATGAAGATAGGAGACGACGTCGGCGCCGTCGTCCATCGTGACGTGCGGGCGATGGGCCACGGCCGATTCAATGTGGCGGTAGTACGTGGCGTTGTCTTCGCCTTTAATGGCGAAGGTCGGAATGCCTTCGTACTGGACGAGCGCCGCCGCGACGTCGTCTTGAGTGCTGAGCGGATTGGAGGCGCAGAGTCGAACGTCGGCGCCGCCGGCTTTCAGGGTGATGGCGAGGTTGGCCGTTTCCGTCGTCACGTGAAGGCACGCCGTAACCCGCACGCCCTTGAGCGGCCGTTGCTGGGCGAATCGTTTGCGGATCAGCCGCAGCACCGGCATGGTGGCCTCGGCCCACTCGATTTTCAACCGACCACCCTCGGCCAGCTTAATGTCTTTCACGTCGTAGTCCACGATACCCCTCCCTCTGTCATCCATAAAAAACAGGTTCGGACGCGGGGATGAAGCTGGTTCATCCCCGTTCCTTAGTTTCGGTCAAACTGGTCTTTGATCGCCCCACGTCGGTCCGGCGCCGAAATCCGTCTCGGTCAGAGTCCCGCGTCTCTGCGCAGAGCTTTGGC
This sequence is a window from Candidatus Nitrospira inopinata. Protein-coding genes within it:
- a CDS encoding cyclase family protein; translated protein: MKLSPWGTFRRMPLGLVMVWTTTFVTGCAHDGRHGSFNWDRARFVDLTHAFGSDTIVWPTEQEFRLIVQHAEQSEGGYYYASNRIEMPEHGGTHIDAPVHFSRGGRTVDQIPLDGLIGRAVRVDVRSRCEEDRDYCVTVQDLERWEAEHGRIPDRAIVLLETGYGRYWPSRERYLGTEQRGSDGVRALRFPGLHPDAAAWLIRERRIKAVGIDTASIDHGRSTTFDTHVTLLAHQVPVFENLAELRQLPDRDFAVIALPMKIAGGTGGPLRIIAVITR
- a CDS encoding BolA/IbaG family iron-sulfur metabolism protein; amino-acid sequence: MITEETLTDYIRKGMPDAAVTVTDRTGTGDHLKVFVISSAFEGKTLLDRHRMIYQALDVPLKDGRIHALELTAKTPEETGKTSD
- a CDS encoding response regulator; the protein is MNEFKSGFFMGGESCNGRVLVVDDEPDIRKVVRMTLQKAGYEVLEAENGAKAIETINTGENRLLLDVIICDIRMPKVNGIEAISYFRQNYPRVPLIVLTGFPDTDMATSLLRQGVVDYLVKPVEGEKLKASVARAMEQRELARL
- a CDS encoding ATP-binding protein, which gives rise to MTNPELTKSDPSASRPHAPVTTTDRLSGLDGYEGTPAPAPTKIAIVGAGRGGTAMLTLLHQLRTVEVVGIADRHPDAPGLRHARELHVPVFSESADLLRVAEPDLVIDVTGDTAMEKTLRQQVPAGVGILSGPSSRLLYDLVRHEFALQAQLLQTDKLAGIGSFAAGIAHDMNNPLQLILGLAENLTDERDLEAVHLQARDIVEAVKRTTAICRDLTSYSRRTSARSDQAVPINAKLDEALKIARYAVGLQDIEVRKSYWPEATAIGNPDEILHVFINLITNAVQAMERGGVLTIATSTVDGATVVKISDTGHGIPPDVMGRIFEPFFTTKPPGKGTGLGLYNIKNVVHRMHGSIDVDSQVGRGTTFTITFPHDVRAKDGTP
- a CDS encoding PrnB family protein: MAPSTHRPLALADFDLSPERGFLPSDPLETVPDCATLNFLGRELPKLLSARQVRRFIDEHAPLLPTVPAGWGDAEHRAAMRVLSFAGHAYVWETPDHPANKIPVQLSAPWHEIAKRVGRPPVLSYASYALDNWRRLDKSKPVQLDNIVLLQNFLGGIDEEWFVVVHIQIERQAGPGLDGLARAINAASQGNDEEVLSGLRALAAGQIAMRDTLLRMKERCDPYVYYTRVRPYIHGWKNNPSLPDGLVYEQVEAYGKQPRQFRGETGAQSTIVPCLDAGLGIRHAPDPLTVYLQEMRDYMPPRHRAFLETLENRTDDQGRPLLSGYVRDRKRRHPELWSAYCDCVDLLAQFREVHIGYADEYIHRQHQTHASNPTSVGTGGTPFMTYLQKHLDETKQAVAS
- the ahcY gene encoding adenosylhomocysteinase; protein product: MDYDVKDIKLAEGGRLKIEWAEATMPVLRLIRKRFAQQRPLKGVRVTACLHVTTETANLAITLKAGGADVRLCASNPLSTQDDVAAALVQYEGIPTFAIKGEDNATYYRHIESAVAHRPHVTMDDGADVVSYLHSKRKELLKNVIGGTEETTTGVIRLRSMADKKVLKFPVISVNDADTKHMFDNRYGTGQSTIDGIIRATNRLVCGSTVVVAGYGWCGRGIAMRAKGMGADVIVTEIDPLKGLEAVMDGFRVMPMAQAAPVGDFFVTVTGNISVIRGEHFVRMKDGAIVCNSGHFNVELDIPALEKLSKQRRVVRPGVEQFTLKNGRRINLLGEGRLVNLATAEGHPSSVMDMSFANQALGAEYIVKNYKKLEKKVYPVPVDIDKEIARLKLAGMDIAIDSLTAKQKQYLASWEMGT
- a CDS encoding glutaredoxin family protein codes for the protein MADPMEEEIQKEVKAHKILIYGKGTKQMPMCGFTRETMQFFDKYGYPYEVIDVLSQPAKRETLTRMTNWPTLPKVFIDGTFYGDTDILDPMEAKGEIEPLLKKVFGR